The Clostridium sporogenes genome contains a region encoding:
- the argH gene encoding argininosuccinate lyase, which translates to MKLWGGRFKEEESKLMEDFNSSLSFDKKLYYEDIKGSIAHVKMLANQNIINEEEKEKILLGLEEILKEIDDGILKIEGDYEDIHSFVEINLIKKIGNVGKKLHTGRSRNDQVALDMKLYAKKSTEEVIECLKGLMDSLIKVGNENNYIMPGYTHLQRAQVVTFRYHLLAYFEMFKRDEKRLKNALEILNESPLGSGALAGSTYNIDREYTAEVLGFKKPVDNFLDGVSDRDYIIELISKFSIIMMHLSRLSEELILWSSSEFKFIQIGDAYSTGSSIMPQKKNPDGAELIRGKTGRVYGDLISILTVMKSLPLAYNKDMQEDKEPFFDAKDTVISCLRVMEGIISTIKVNKENLMKSVKKGFLNATEAADYLVNKGMAFRDAHKVIGETVIYCEDKNLAIQDLSLEELKQFSDLFCEDIYEFIDYKNSINKGIKKEMGYF; encoded by the coding sequence ATGAAACTTTGGGGAGGACGTTTTAAGGAAGAAGAAAGTAAGCTTATGGAGGACTTTAATAGTTCGCTAAGTTTTGATAAAAAACTTTATTATGAAGATATAAAGGGAAGCATAGCTCATGTTAAAATGCTTGCAAATCAAAATATAATAAATGAAGAAGAAAAAGAAAAAATATTACTTGGATTAGAAGAAATATTAAAAGAAATAGATGATGGGATTTTAAAAATAGAGGGAGACTATGAAGATATTCATAGTTTTGTAGAAATAAATTTAATAAAAAAGATAGGAAATGTGGGAAAAAAGCTTCATACAGGAAGAAGTAGAAATGATCAAGTAGCCTTAGATATGAAATTATATGCTAAAAAATCCACAGAAGAAGTAATAGAATGCTTAAAGGGACTTATGGATTCTTTAATTAAAGTTGGAAATGAAAATAATTATATTATGCCAGGATATACCCATCTTCAAAGAGCTCAGGTAGTGACTTTTAGATATCATTTATTAGCTTATTTTGAAATGTTTAAAAGGGATGAGAAAAGATTAAAAAATGCCTTGGAGATTTTAAATGAAAGTCCTTTAGGTTCAGGAGCATTAGCAGGAAGTACTTATAACATAGATAGAGAATATACTGCAGAGGTATTGGGTTTTAAAAAACCAGTAGATAATTTTTTGGATGGAGTTAGTGATAGGGATTATATAATAGAACTTATAAGTAAGTTTTCTATAATAATGATGCATTTAAGTAGATTGTCCGAGGAACTTATACTTTGGAGTAGCAGTGAATTTAAGTTTATACAAATAGGAGATGCTTACTCTACAGGTAGTAGTATAATGCCACAAAAGAAAAACCCAGATGGGGCAGAACTTATACGTGGTAAAACTGGAAGGGTATATGGAGATTTAATAAGTATATTAACTGTTATGAAATCATTACCACTAGCTTATAATAAAGATATGCAAGAGGATAAAGAGCCATTCTTTGACGCTAAAGATACTGTAATAAGCTGTTTAAGAGTAATGGAAGGTATAATATCTACGATAAAAGTAAATAAAGAAAATTTAATGAAATCTGTTAAAAAAGGCTTTTTAAATGCTACAGAAGCTGCAGATTATCTGGTAAACAAAGGCATGGCTTTTAGAGATGCTCACAAAGTGATAGGTGAAACAGTGATATACTGTGAGGATAAAAATTTAGCTATACAAGATCTATCCTTAGAAGAATTAAAACAATTCTCAGATTTATTTTGTGAAGATATTTATGAATTCATAGACTATAAGAATTCTATAAATAAAGGAATAAAAAAAGAAATGGGATACTTTTAA
- a CDS encoding argininosuccinate synthase — translation MKEKVVLAYSGGLDTSIIIPWLKENYDLDVIAVCVDVGQGDDMDYVKTKAINSGASKIYVEDVKEEFVVDYLYKAIKSEALYEQDYMLGTSFARPLMAKKLVEIAHKEQAKYICHGCTGKGNDQVRFEVGVKAQDPTIKIIAPWRIWDIKSREDAIDYAKKVGVEVPVTKKKIYSVDKNLWHVSHEGGDLEDLKNEHKEDMYFMVTPPEKAKDEPTYLEIYFEKGTPAKINGEILNAVDIIDTLNKIGGENGIGIADIVENRLVGMKSRGIYETPAGTLLYAAHKKLESVTLDKYTYQYKKLVSAQYGELVYNGLWFTAVREAIDAFVDKTQENVTGTVKLKLYKGNIKPCSVDTEYALYDEGISSFGDSELYSHKDAEGFINLFGLPCKIKALKNF, via the coding sequence ATGAAAGAAAAAGTTGTACTTGCATACTCAGGAGGATTAGATACATCAATAATAATTCCATGGCTAAAAGAAAATTATGACTTAGATGTTATAGCTGTCTGTGTAGATGTAGGTCAGGGGGATGATATGGATTATGTAAAGACAAAAGCAATAAATTCTGGTGCATCAAAAATATATGTGGAAGATGTAAAAGAGGAATTTGTAGTGGATTATTTGTATAAAGCAATAAAATCTGAAGCATTATATGAACAGGACTATATGCTAGGGACGTCCTTTGCAAGACCTTTAATGGCTAAAAAACTAGTAGAAATAGCCCATAAAGAGCAGGCTAAATATATATGTCACGGTTGTACAGGAAAAGGAAATGATCAAGTGCGCTTTGAAGTGGGAGTAAAGGCTCAGGATCCTACTATAAAAATAATAGCACCGTGGAGAATTTGGGACATAAAATCTAGAGAAGATGCTATAGATTATGCTAAAAAAGTTGGAGTTGAAGTACCTGTAACTAAGAAAAAGATATATTCCGTAGATAAAAACTTATGGCATGTAAGTCATGAAGGTGGGGACTTAGAAGATCTAAAAAATGAACATAAAGAAGATATGTATTTTATGGTTACTCCGCCAGAAAAGGCGAAAGATGAGCCAACTTATTTAGAAATTTATTTTGAAAAGGGTACACCTGCAAAAATAAATGGAGAGATTTTAAATGCTGTAGATATAATAGATACATTAAATAAAATAGGTGGAGAAAATGGTATAGGTATAGCAGATATAGTAGAAAATCGTTTGGTTGGTATGAAGTCAAGAGGTATATATGAAACACCAGCAGGTACACTATTATATGCAGCTCATAAAAAGCTAGAATCAGTAACCTTAGATAAGTATACTTATCAATACAAGAAATTAGTTTCAGCTCAATATGGGGAACTTGTATATAATGGTTTGTGGTTTACAGCTGTAAGAGAGGCTATTGATGCTTTTGTAGATAAAACTCAAGAAAATGTAACGGGTACAGTAAAATTAAAATTATATAAAGGAAATATAAAACCTTGCTCAGTGGATACAGAATATGCATTGTATGATGAAGGTATATCATCCTTTGGAGATAGCGAGCTTTATAGTCATAAGGATGCAGAAGGTTTTATAAATTTATTTGGATTGCCATGTAAAATAAAAGCATTAAAAAATTTCTAG
- the cls gene encoding cardiolipin synthase, whose amino-acid sequence MSFKNIFSLFFIINIIISIILIVIERKKPEKTIAWLLIFFIFPPLGLFLYIFLGRNWKKHKLHDTTNIEIEQLVLEAMGKVKNQEYHSLIELLSKNSESPLFRDNSIKIFKDGNEKFEYLKKELLKAKHHIHLEYYIVKSDNIGTEIKEILIKKAREGVEIRFIMDRVGSIGIKRSYIKNLKDNGIDVVQYSYFLAPLLRHINTQINYRNHRKIVVIDGKTGFVGGINIGDEYLGKGKLGYWRDTHLMVKGDFVMGLQAVFMDDFATIKAVNDEMFTYGDNFKVYFPKMHEYGGKVMQLVKSGPDSQFQSIMQTVFKMITLAKDHIYITTPYFVPNDSIMNAIKVASLSGVDVRILFPGRYDHLIVYYASRTYLEELIKYGVKIYFYNEKSFIHAKTIMVDSEICTVGTANMDIRSFELNYEINAVIYDEETTENLENIFFEDLNRSRRIYKEDFKNRSLRGRMLEGIARIFSALL is encoded by the coding sequence TTATTTTTATATATTTTTTTAGGTCGAAATTGGAAAAAGCATAAATTACATGATACTACTAATATAGAAATAGAGCAACTAGTACTTGAAGCTATGGGAAAAGTAAAAAATCAGGAATATCATTCTTTGATAGAACTACTGTCGAAAAATAGCGAATCTCCTTTATTCAGAGATAATAGTATAAAGATATTTAAAGATGGTAATGAAAAATTTGAATATCTAAAAAAAGAGCTTTTAAAAGCTAAACATCATATACATTTAGAATACTATATAGTAAAAAGCGATAATATAGGTACTGAAATAAAAGAGATACTTATAAAAAAAGCAAGGGAAGGCGTAGAAATAAGGTTTATAATGGATAGAGTAGGATCTATAGGTATAAAAAGATCTTACATAAAAAATCTTAAAGATAATGGTATAGATGTAGTGCAATATTCCTATTTTTTAGCTCCTCTTTTAAGGCATATAAATACTCAAATAAATTACAGAAATCATAGAAAAATAGTAGTTATAGATGGTAAGACTGGATTTGTAGGGGGCATAAATATAGGAGATGAATATTTAGGGAAAGGTAAATTAGGCTATTGGAGAGATACTCATCTTATGGTAAAGGGTGATTTTGTTATGGGACTTCAGGCAGTGTTTATGGATGACTTTGCTACTATAAAGGCTGTAAATGATGAGATGTTTACTTATGGTGACAATTTTAAGGTCTATTTCCCTAAAATGCATGAGTATGGTGGAAAAGTTATGCAACTTGTAAAAAGTGGACCAGATTCTCAGTTTCAATCTATAATGCAAACAGTATTTAAGATGATAACTTTAGCTAAGGATCATATATATATTACCACACCATATTTTGTACCTAATGATAGCATAATGAATGCTATAAAAGTAGCATCTTTAAGTGGAGTAGATGTAAGAATATTATTTCCTGGTAGATATGATCATTTAATAGTATATTATGCCTCTAGAACTTATTTAGAAGAACTTATAAAATATGGAGTTAAAATTTATTTTTATAATGAAAAATCCTTTATTCATGCCAAAACTATTATGGTAGATAGTGAAATCTGTACTGTAGGTACCGCTAATATGGATATAAGAAGCTTTGAATTAAACTATGAAATAAATGCAGTTATATATGATGAGGAAACCACAGAAAATTTAGAAAACATTTTTTTTGAAGATTTAAATCGTAGCAGAAGAATTTATAAAGAGGATTTTAAAAATAGATCTTTAAGGGGCAGAATGTTAGAAGGTATTGCTAGAATTTTTTCTGCATTGCTATAG